The following coding sequences lie in one Spinacia oleracea cultivar Varoflay chromosome 1, BTI_SOV_V1, whole genome shotgun sequence genomic window:
- the LOC130466171 gene encoding uncharacterized protein, whose protein sequence is MVYASRGLNWGFSIIIQTSHLLLFTDNYLRVLQQYLDCAKSKHCNLGYQARDEMVRLLKPGILRRALTHMDDCKEADKRTDEATHRISRGLYEKGHSVTRKLNSDGNVDIQTLYNLNEALKMLGKETVKIICHHVQEHGELNGEEM, encoded by the exons ATGGTCTATGCATCGAGAGGGTTGAATTGGGGCTTTTCAATAATAATTCAAACAAGTCATCTGCTACTATTCACG GATAATTATTTAAGGGTCTTGCAACAATATCTTGATTGCGCAAAGTCCAAGCACTGTAACCTGGGTTATCAAGCTCGTGACGAGATGGTCAG GTTGCTCAAGCCTGGAATTCTTCGACGTGCACTC ACGCATATGGATGATTGCAAAGAGGCAGACAAGAGAACAGATGAAGCAACACATAGGATTTCAAGGGGACTTTATGAAAAG GGCCATTCAGTTACTAGGAAGCTAAATTCAGATGGCAATGTGGACATACAAACACTGTATAATCTGAATGAAG CTTTGAAGATGCTTGGAAAAGAAACGGTGAAAATCATCTGCCACCACGTCCAG GAGCATGGTGAGCTAAATGGAGAAGAAATGTAG
- the LOC110799849 gene encoding NAC domain-containing protein 87 — MEGGDNQIQAKDESLPPGFRFHPSDEELITFYLVNKISDATFSCRAVADVDLNKCEPWDLPGKAKMGEKEWYFFSLRDRKYPTGVRTNRATNTGYWKTTGKDKEIFNSVTTELVGMKKTLVFYRGRAPRGEKTNWVMHEYRVHSRSAYRSAKDEWVVCRVFQKSAGIKKYPTTTTTQSTSTRAINLEMGQNHHILTSPMLPLDPTHFNLGRTYMMNNHVDQLAELTRALRSNGGATTANMPIHSHINYPLGGHGGGGGGGGGGFTISGLNLNLGGAGGSVSQGPPPLRPMINQQDGQHDVTSSMLSGLETGYVQLDMNINGHGGSSSRFMNVDNCVEYDNYWPTY; from the exons ATGGAAGGAGGAGATAATCAAATACAAGCAAAGGATGAAAGTCTGCCACCAGGATTCAGGTTTCATCCAAGTGATGAAGAGCTGATTACTTTCTACCTTGTCAACAAGATCTCAGACGCCACCTTTTCATGCCGAGCTGTTGCAGATGTTGATCTTAATAAATGCGAGCCATGGGATCTTCCAG GAAAAGCGAAAATGGGAGAAAAGGAATGGTATTTCTTCAGCTTGAGGGATAGAAAATACCCAACAGGAGTTAGAACAAATCGCGCAACCAACACAGGTTACTGGAAAACAACTGGGAAAGACAAAGAAATCTTCAACAGCGTTACGACGGAATTAGTGGGGATGAAGAAGACATTGGTTTTCTATAGAGGAAGAGCTCCTAGAGGAGAGAAAACTAATTGGGTTATGCATGAATATCGTGTTCATTCTAGATCTGCTTATAGAAGTGCTAAG GATGAGTGGGTGGTTTGCCGTGTATTCCAAAAGAGTGCAGGCATCAAGAAATAccctacaacaacaacaacacaatcAACATCAACAAGAGCAATCAATTTAGAAATGGGACAAAATCATCACATACTTACATCCCCTATGCTCCCTTTAGACCCAACTCACTTCAACCTTGGAAGAACTTACATGATGAACAATCATGTTGATCAACTCGCCGAGCTCACACGTGCCCTACGAAGTAATGGTGGCGCCACTACTGCAAACATGCCTATCCATTCCCATATAAACTACCCTCTAGGAGGACATggtggcggcggtggtggtggtggtggagggttcACCATCTCTGGCCTTAACTTAAACCTTGGTGGGGCCGGAGGAAGTGTGTCTCAAGGGCCGCCACCTTTAAGGCCTATGATAAACCAACAAGATGGACAACATGATGTTACTTCCTCGATGTTAAGTGGTTTGGAGACTGGTTATGTTCAACTAGACATGAACATAAATGGGCATGGTGGGTCAAGTAGTAGGTTCATGAATGTGGACAATTGCGTCGAGTATGACAACTATTGGCCTACATATTAG